The DNA window TGGTGCCCAACGCATCGGCCAATGCCGCCGGATCGTTTTCCTCAAGCACAACGTTCAGGTATTCAGCAATCGCCTGTTCGTCGGGCAAATGCTCGGCCATGTCGAACTCCGGCAGGTCGGAAATCTTGATCTTCTCGGTCATAGCTTAATCTTCCAGGGTAGCGGCCAGCTTGATAGCCCTAGCAATATCGGTGGTCTGCGTGGATTTGTCGCCACCACCCAGCATCACGATCAGCACCGCACCACGCTGGACGTAGTACATGCGCCAGCCCGGCCCGAAATGTTCGCGCATCTCGAACACGCCCTCTCCGACCGGCTTTACATCGCCCAGAGCGCCATTTTTGGCCTTTTCCAGACGGCGAGCCAAGCGGCGGTGCGTCATGCCGTCCTTGAGATTGGACAGCCAGGCAGCGAATTCGGGGAGTTGGCGAATCGAGAACATGACGTTATTGTAGTCGAACGATTACATAAAATCCACCCCTTGACATCCCCGCGCCATCCGTGCCAGTCTCCCCCTGCCGCTCAACAAAAAGCGGTACGGGTTCGCAGCCCGGAATTACGATGGCGCACAGCCGCGCCCGACGCGGCTTTTTCGTGCGCGCTCGGTCTTGCTCCAGTTTTAGGGGCCGAGCGGGAGGGGGAAACCCCTGCCGGTTTCCATCGTTTCCGGTCTGCGAACCCGCTCGGTTCCACCATTCCTTTCGCAGGGGATGGTGGTACTCGCACCCTAACGATGGAGTACCTGTCATGAGCACCCTCGCCTCAGGCGCGCTCGCGCCCGTCCTCGCCATCGTCGATGGCACTGTTACTACCACTTCCCTGGATGTTGCTAAGTTTTTTGGCAAGCGGCACGACCATGTCATCCGCGACATCCGAAACATCATTTCTTCGATTCCTTCCGAGTGGCTCCCCAATTTTGGGGACAGCACCTATTTAGGTGAGGATAATATTCCTCAGCCTTGCTACCGCCTAACCCGCGACGCATTCACCTTGCTTGCCATGGGCTTCACCGGCAAGCGCGCGCTCATGTTCAAACTCGCCTACATCGCGGAGTTCAACCGGATGGATGCGGCACTGAATGGTAGGGCGCAGGCCGCGCCGCCCCTTCCCGCACCGCGTAAACCAGCGTTCTCCGTGGAATTCAGCGACGGAACCGCCTTTCACTTCGGCTCGGTACCGTGCCATGAATAACGGTCCCGCCCTCTTTCAGTGTGATTTAACCCACTCACGCATTGCCTCGTTGACTCGTGTTTGCCAACCAACGCCGGTAGCCTTTAACGCGGTGAGAACGTCTGGATCGAAACGGATAGTGGTTGGAACCTTCCTTGGGGCTTTTTGCGACCCGCGTCGTCTCCGTTCAGCCAGTTTGATGCGTAATTCCGGTAACGAACGGCTATCAATCGCGTTGTCCCAGTCTTCCGGGGTTGTGCGTGGATTATCGGTATCCTGGACTGGCTCATCGGGAGCGGCGGCCAACGCGGCCGCCATCTGTTCAGGGCTAAAGAAACTTTTTGAAGTAGCGTTCGGTTTCACGTTTGTCACCGTATCGGCAAGAAATCAGGTGTGGCCCAGTCTCACGATCCGTCCACACCAGTACCGCCACCCGGCCATTAAGCCAACACAAGCTCTTGAGTCGCTGTTCTCCATACGGCTCGCTGGTGTCCTCCTCGGTCAGCAGGGGCGCATCGAAAACGCATTCACAATCAGCCAAATCAATCTCGTGCTTCTTCAGGTTGGCTTGGCGTTTCGGAGGATCGTGGGTAATCATAAGCAAATTGTACAAACAATTTGCCGTAAAAACGATCTTTCCACCCCCTTGACATCCCCGCGCCATCCGTGCCAGTCTCCTCCTGCCGCTCAACAAAAAGCGGTCGGGGTTGAGAGCCCGGATGGCAAAGGCGCACAACATGCGCCATGACGCGGTTTTTTTGTGCGCACGCTCGGCATTCCTACGATTTCCGGGGCCGAGCGGGAGGGGGCAACCCCTGCCGGTCCCTTTGCTCCGGTCTCTCAACCCGCTCGGTTCCACCACCCTTTTGAGAGGGGGTGGTGGTACTCAAACCCCTAGCAAAGGAATATCGCAATGAATCCCCTCGCTCAAGGCGCGCCCGCGCTCGTCCCCGTTATTTTCCGCGATACCACACTTTTCCTCGTTGAACACGAAGGTCAGCCTTACGTCCCAATGCGTCCTGTTGTCGAAGGGATGGGGATGAGTTGGGCTGCGCAAACCGTCAAGCTAAATTCAAACAAAGAACGTTGGGGTGTTTCGATTATCGAAACCCCTTCTGAAGGTGGGCTTCAACAACACCTTTGCATTCTCCTCCGTAAGTTGCCGGGATGGATGGCGAACATCCACCCCAACAAGGTGGACCCGTCCATCCGCCCCAAAGTCATCGCCTATCAGAACGAGTGCGATGACGTGCTCTGGCGGCATTGGAGCGGGCAGCGCCAGGCGGAGCCGTCCATCCCCGCGCAGGCACCGGTGCTGCCTCGGGTGCGGGTGATGTTCACTATCGATAACGGCAAGGTGGTGGACACCTGTCAGTTCACTGGTGACCACTTCGTGCTGCGCGTGGACGAGCTCGCGGGCTTGGTGTCGGAGATTGGGCTGAATCACGTAGCGGACATCATACAGGCCTGCTCGCGACGCATGTTGATAGCGACGAATAGTGTCGTCCGGGGGTTGAAATGACCTCGGGAGCGGTGAGATGAGGCACGGGAACGCGATGTCCGACCAAAAAAACACACCTCTGGGTACCCAACCGCGTGCCTTGCGGGCGGCGTTAATCTACGCCTCATGGGGTTGGCATGTGCTCCCCATTCACGCGCTTCGCGAGGGTAAGTGCTCGTGCGGATTGGAGAAATGTACCTCTCCCGGCAAGCACCCGCTGACCCGTAATGGTGTTCTGTCGGCCACCTTGGACCGAAAAATTATCGAGCAGTGGTATCGCCAATGGCCCTGGGCCAACCTGGCTATCGCTACTGGGCGGTGCTCTAGTTTGTTTGTTTTGGATATCGACCCCCGGCATAGCGGCGACGACTCCCTCTCCGACTTGATCAGTCGGCACCAGGGCGGGCTCCCGCATACCGTGGAATGCCTCACAGGAGGAGGCGGGAACCACCTGTATTTCAGTTATCCAGCAACTGGTGAGGTGATAAGGAATTCGGCTGGAAAAGTTGGGCCAGGCATCGACGTGCGGGGCGATGGGGGCTATGTGTTAGCTCCCCCGTCATGTCATGCCTCTGGGCGCAATTATGAATGGGAGGTTTCCTCCATTCCGGATCCGCATGCTGGTAATGCCAATGCCCGGGAGGGCGGGATCTGGTTGGCGGGTGCCCCTGGCTGGTTACTCCAGACCATGGGGACGTCACCCGTCGGTACCACGGATGCCCCGAGGCGATCATCGCGATCCACGGGGACGTCATCTGTGAAGGGGAATGCGTCATCTGCGGATAGGGATCGCGCGCATCACGAGTCTGGCACCGTCTCGGAAGGCGGCCGTAATAACCATTTGACCAGCCTCGCTGGTTCGATGCGTCGGCGTGGAATGACTGAACAGGCAATACTCGCGGCCCTCCGCGAGGAGAACACCCTACGTTGCCTGCCGCCTCTCGATGAACGAGAGGTCGCGGTAATCGCTGAGAGTGTTGGGAAGTATGCACCTTCTGCAGGGGTGTATACGACTTCCGCATCTGTATCGGCTGAGCCTAGTCCCATAGCCAACATCGAGGCAGCCCGTAGTCGTAAGGAGTTTGAAAAGAGAATTGAAGACGCTGATGACTTTGATGTACTGACCCACATACTTGCCCAACAGGTCTCCTCCTCGGAGGTCCTCTCTTCGGCAGCTAAGAAGTTTCTGCTCAAGGCCATCGCCAAGAAAGCTGGCGTATCCCTCGACACCCTCACTGGAGGAAAAGGAAACCCCCCCAGTGAAAACTCCACCATGGGTGGTTTCGGCGAGGACCCCAAGGACTTTGTCAAGGAACTCAACGAGAAACACGCGATAGTCACCGTGGGCGGAAAGGTTCTGGTCATGAACCGCGAGTTTGATCCCGCCCTCAATCGGCCGATGATCACCTATTCGGGGCCAGATGGATTTAAGTTGCGCTACCTCAACCGTCGGTCCGCGCAGACCGGGAAGGATATTGGTGGCGATTGGTTGGAATCACCAGGCCGCCAGGAGTATGAAGGCGTGGTGTTCTCTCCCGGTATTGATGTCCCCGGCTATTACAATCTGTTCCGGGGGTGGGGCGTCCAACCAGGCCCGGGCAGTTGCGCCAAATGGCTGGCCTTCGTTTGGGAGGTCATTTGCTCACAGAATGAAGTCCTGTATCGCTATGTGATGGCGTGGACGGCACACATTTTCCAGTATCCGATGATTCTCCCTGAAACGGCTATTGTTTTACGGGGCGACGAGGGGATTGGTAAGAACAAGTTCGTCGAGGCAATCGGTTTCTTGGTGGGGGGTCACTATATACAAGTCGGTAGTATGAAATTGATCACTGGCCAGTTTAGTGAGCATCTGCGCGACGTTTTGTTGGTGTTTGCCAACGAAGCGGTTTGGGGGGGCGACCGGCAGGCCGAAGGTGTGTTGAAGATGATGATATCCGACAGCATCGGTGTTGTGGAGAAAAAAGGCGTGGATGCCGCGCCCACCCGCAACCTCAAGCGCGTGATATGCGCCTCCAATCGCACCTGGGTTGTCCCGCGCGGGATGCGCGACCGGCGTATGGTCGTCATCGATGTCCCCGACATTCGCAAAGAAGACCATGCCTATTTCGCCGCCATTCAGAAGGAACTAGAGGAAGAGAACGGCTACGCGGCACTGCTTCAGTATTTCCTAGATTACCCACTCGATGGATGGCATCCACGGGCCATCCCTGATGTGCTTAAAGAAACCGGTTGGGACATGAAGCTGGAAACCGCCGATTCTCACGTCAAGTGGTGGATGGAGCGGTTGAGTCTCGGGATTGTTCTCCACCAGGCGGAAATCTGGTCAGTAGTCCTCAGTAAGAAAGCGGTTTATGCGGACTACACCATCTGGTGTAAGGCGCACGGGATCAACTACCCCACCAATTTGGAGATGTTTTCAAAATCGATGTTGGAGTGGAGCGCCACGATTACCCGCCCACGCGACACGGAAAATGGCGGTCAGCAGGTGCCAAGCTGGAAGTTTCCCCCTTTGGATGAGGCTCGTGCGCGGATGAGTTCATTAATGGGTATTCCTGCGAATTACTGGGAATAGGGTTGAGATGGGCAAGTTAGGTAGGTACGTTTAAAAAAAGGTGTATCCCATCTCAGTAAAACGCCTTATCAGCCAATAAGTTGGAGGCGTTGAGCTGGGTGAGTTGGGTGAGATTGGCTAAAAAATCGCTGGCGGAGAATTACGCCTGTCCCTAGCGCGGGACGCCTAGGGACACACACGATTCTCTGCTAATTAACCATTTTATAGTCATCTCACTCAACTCACTCAACTCAACCTATATCTGGTGCGGCTTTCAAAGGAACTGATACGTTAACTCAAAAGCTAGCCAAGCCAACTTGCCCATCTCAGACATGCGCTAACAGGGGTTATATGCACGAACATGTGAGTAAATGCGGGAAAATCCCGTATTAAGAACCAGCCGGGCGCGTGCTGATAGGGCCGGGAGAGTGCTGGTAGAAAAGGGGTTTGTGCTGGTAGAAAAGGGGTTTGTGCTGGTAGAAAAGGGGTTTGTGCTGGTAGACGTATTATTTTCTTTTGTGTGGGTTTGTTTTTGGGGGGCTTATGTTCGAACAGGCAAGTAGATACAACCTTCGCGGTAATCGAGTCGGTGAGGGGCACCCTCGTTCCAAACTGACCACTAGCGACGTGTCACAGGTGCGGGAGCTGCACCTCCTGGGTGCTACCTACCAGGAAATCTCCGTGCGGTTTGGGGTGCATCACAAGCATGTCGCGCGGATTTGTCGGTTTGAGTCTCGACCAGAAGAGTAGTTGGGTCTCCGGGATTTTGTCCCCAATTGGGGACTCAGCAAGAGATAGAAGTACAGGCGATTGATTTCTGATTTCTGATTCAGGGGGAATCAGAATAGTAATCGGTCGGAATCATTGGGCAATCAGAGGAAGGAGGAGGAATCATGGCGCGTGGGGGGTATCGGCCTGGCGCAGGTAGAAAGAAGGGTACCAAGTCGGTCAAAACGCTGGAAAGGATTTCTGTGGTAGTACAGGCGGCGGAAGAGGGGGTAACTCCCCTCGTGGTTATCCTGGAGGCCATGCACGCTGCTCGGAAAGGGAAGGACTTGGAATCAGCGGCAAAGTATGCGGTTATGGCCGCGCCGTATGTCCACCCGCGGCTGGCGGCGGTTGCGGTTGCAACTGATGGTGGCGGACTGGTCAATCTCTCGGACCGTGAAATGGACGAGCTCGGGGCCAGACAACTGGCGCTCGTAGAACAGAGCAAGCAATTAGGTTTTTTTGATGATAACAGCACAAGACCTGCAGAGAATTTTGCCCATGCTTTCTCCGAAAGAGCAGAAAGAGTTTCGTGATTACGTAAAGCGGCTATTCTGGGTTCCACTGGAAGGTCCGCAAACCCTGGCTTACTTGAGCAAGGCTGATATCATCGGCTATGGCGGTGCGGCTGGGGGTGGTAAAACGGACCTCATTATCGGCATGGCGATCACCAGTCATAAACAAGTGCTCGTCATTCGGCGCGAGAAGGCGCAAAACGAGGGCATCGTCCAGCGTGTTGCAAAAATCATTGGAAGCAATCGTGGGTTCAACGGACAGAAATCTGCGTGGAATATACCGGTTCGCAACTGCCCGCTGATTGAGTTCGGGGGGCTCGACCGCCCGGGCGATGAACGCCGTTGGCAGGGGCGTCCCCACGACATGATCGCGTTCGACGAAGTTACCGAAATGCGTGAAGACCAAGTCCGGTTCATCATGGGCTGGACGCGCAGTGAGGAGGAAAAGCGACGCCAGCGGGTGGTGATGACCTTCAACCCACCGACCACCGTAGAAGGACGGTGGGTCATCAAGTTCTTCGCGCCGTGGCTCGACAAGAAACATCCTCGGCCCGCGGTCCCCGGTGAGCTCAGATGGTTCACCACGATTGGCAGTAACCACGACTGCGAAATTCCTGACGCACGTCCATTCGTCCTCTCGGGGGAGGAGCGGGTTTATGAATTCGACCCAAAAGACTATCCCCCCGAAAAGATTATCAAACCGAAGAGTCGTACCTTCATCCCTGCGCGAGTTACCGATAACTCCTACTACATGAAGAGTGGGTATATCTCGCAACTGCAATCTCTCCCCGAACCTTTACGCTCCCAAATGCTCTACGGTGACTTCTCTGCGGGAATAACTGACTCGCGGTGGCAAGTAATACCAACCGCCTGGGTCGAGGCCGCTCAAGCGCGCTGGAAACGCCCCGACCGACTCTTACCGATGGATTCGATGGGCGTCGATGTGGCACGCGGGGGAAAAGATTTAACGGTCATCGCGCGACGCCATGGGATGTGGTTCGATGTCCCGTTGTCCTATCCAGGTCGAGACACCCCGGACGGGCCAGGAGTTCTTGGCTACGTGATGACGGCGCTCCGCGACCAGGCGGTCATCCATATTGATGTCATTGGGGTTGGGTCATCGCCCTACGATTTCATCTCTCAAGCCAACCAACAGGTCATTGGCGTCAACGTAAGTGAAAGGGCGCTAGGTGTAGACAAATCCGGGCGTCTCACCTTCAAGAACCAGCGTTCGGAACTCTGGTGGCGAATGCGCGAAGCCTTGGACCCCGCGCACAATTCAGGAGTCGCCCTTCCGCCAGACCCGCGCTTGCTTGCTGACCTATGCGCCCCCACTTGGAAAATGGAGGGGGCATCCATTCAAGTGGCCAGTCGTGAGGATATTGTGAAGAAGACCGGTCGCTCACCAGACTTCGGAAGTGCCTA is part of the Gammaproteobacteria bacterium genome and encodes:
- a CDS encoding Type II toxin-antitoxin system RelE/ParE family toxin, with protein sequence MFSIRQLPEFAAWLSNLKDGMTHRRLARRLEKAKNGALGDVKPVGEGVFEMREHFGPGWRMYYVQRGAVLIVMLGGGDKSTQTTDIARAIKLAATLED
- a CDS encoding hypothetical protein (Evidence 5 : Unknown function) → MSTLASGALAPVLAIVDGTVTTTSLDVAKFFGKRHDHVIRDIRNIISSIPSEWLPNFGDSTYLGEDNIPQPCYRLTRDAFTLLAMGFTGKRALMFKLAYIAEFNRMDAALNGRAQAAPPLPAPRKPAFSVEFSDGTAFHFGSVPCHE
- a CDS encoding conserved hypothetical protein (Evidence 4 : Unknown function but conserved in other organisms) — protein: MAAALAAAPDEPVQDTDNPRTTPEDWDNAIDSRSLPELRIKLAERRRRGSQKAPRKVPTTIRFDPDVLTALKATGVGWQTRVNEAMREWVKSH
- a CDS encoding BrnT family toxin; the encoded protein is MARGCQGGGKIVFTANCLYNLLMITHDPPKRQANLKKHEIDLADCECVFDAPLLTEEDTSEPYGEQRLKSLCWLNGRVAVLVWTDRETGPHLISCRYGDKRETERYFKKFL
- a CDS encoding hypothetical protein (Evidence 5 : Unknown function), coding for MNPLAQGAPALVPVIFRDTTLFLVEHEGQPYVPMRPVVEGMGMSWAAQTVKLNSNKERWGVSIIETPSEGGLQQHLCILLRKLPGWMANIHPNKVDPSIRPKVIAYQNECDDVLWRHWSGQRQAEPSIPAQAPVLPRVRVMFTIDNGKVVDTCQFTGDHFVLRVDELAGLVSEIGLNHVADIIQACSRRMLIATNSVVRGLK
- a CDS encoding hypothetical protein (Evidence 5 : Unknown function), with translation MRHGNAMSDQKNTPLGTQPRALRAALIYASWGWHVLPIHALREGKCSCGLEKCTSPGKHPLTRNGVLSATLDRKIIEQWYRQWPWANLAIATGRCSSLFVLDIDPRHSGDDSLSDLISRHQGGLPHTVECLTGGGGNHLYFSYPATGEVIRNSAGKVGPGIDVRGDGGYVLAPPSCHASGRNYEWEVSSIPDPHAGNANAREGGIWLAGAPGWLLQTMGTSPVGTTDAPRRSSRSTGTSSVKGNASSADRDRAHHESGTVSEGGRNNHLTSLAGSMRRRGMTEQAILAALREENTLRCLPPLDEREVAVIAESVGKYAPSAGVYTTSASVSAEPSPIANIEAARSRKEFEKRIEDADDFDVLTHILAQQVSSSEVLSSAAKKFLLKAIAKKAGVSLDTLTGGKGNPPSENSTMGGFGEDPKDFVKELNEKHAIVTVGGKVLVMNREFDPALNRPMITYSGPDGFKLRYLNRRSAQTGKDIGGDWLESPGRQEYEGVVFSPGIDVPGYYNLFRGWGVQPGPGSCAKWLAFVWEVICSQNEVLYRYVMAWTAHIFQYPMILPETAIVLRGDEGIGKNKFVEAIGFLVGGHYIQVGSMKLITGQFSEHLRDVLLVFANEAVWGGDRQAEGVLKMMISDSIGVVEKKGVDAAPTRNLKRVICASNRTWVVPRGMRDRRMVVIDVPDIRKEDHAYFAAIQKELEEENGYAALLQYFLDYPLDGWHPRAIPDVLKETGWDMKLETADSHVKWWMERLSLGIVLHQAEIWSVVLSKKAVYADYTIWCKAHGINYPTNLEMFSKSMLEWSATITRPRDTENGGQQVPSWKFPPLDEARARMSSLMGIPANYWE
- a CDS encoding hypothetical protein (Evidence 5 : Unknown function), which gives rise to MRENPVLRTSRARADRAGRVLVEKGFVLVEKGFVLVEKGFVLVDVLFSFVWVCFWGAYVRTGK
- a CDS encoding hypothetical protein (Evidence 5 : Unknown function), whose translation is MFEQASRYNLRGNRVGEGHPRSKLTTSDVSQVRELHLLGATYQEISVRFGVHHKHVARICRFESRPEE
- a CDS encoding hypothetical protein (Evidence 5 : Unknown function), which codes for MARGGYRPGAGRKKGTKSVKTLERISVVVQAAEEGVTPLVVILEAMHAARKGKDLESAAKYAVMAAPYVHPRLAAVAVATDGGGLVNLSDREMDELGARQLALVEQSKQLGFFDDNSTRPAENFAHAFSERAERVS
- a CDS encoding Terminase encodes the protein MLSPKEQKEFRDYVKRLFWVPLEGPQTLAYLSKADIIGYGGAAGGGKTDLIIGMAITSHKQVLVIRREKAQNEGIVQRVAKIIGSNRGFNGQKSAWNIPVRNCPLIEFGGLDRPGDERRWQGRPHDMIAFDEVTEMREDQVRFIMGWTRSEEEKRRQRVVMTFNPPTTVEGRWVIKFFAPWLDKKHPRPAVPGELRWFTTIGSNHDCEIPDARPFVLSGEERVYEFDPKDYPPEKIIKPKSRTFIPARVTDNSYYMKSGYISQLQSLPEPLRSQMLYGDFSAGITDSRWQVIPTAWVEAAQARWKRPDRLLPMDSMGVDVARGGKDLTVIARRHGMWFDVPLSYPGRDTPDGPGVLGYVMTALRDQAVIHIDVIGVGSSPYDFISQANQQVIGVNVSERALGVDKSGRLTFKNQRSELWWRMREALDPAHNSGVALPPDPRLLADLCAPTWKMEGASIQVASREDIVKKTGRSPDFGSAYILALMDTPKRGLFQQFGGGGQQRIDYDPYSYGHANQRRYG